In Arthrobacter sp. QXT-31, one genomic interval encodes:
- a CDS encoding ribose-5-phosphate isomerase — MSNTEGWRIVIGNDEAGVEYKEALKALLEADPRVASVEDIGVAANDSTAYPHLAVAAARKVAEGEADRALLICGTGLGVAIAANKVPGIRAVTAHDSYSVERSVLSNNAQVLTMGQRVIGLELAKKLVGEWLGHRFDVNSSSAAKVDAICSYEPDYTKAD, encoded by the coding sequence ATGAGCAACACAGAAGGCTGGCGCATTGTCATCGGCAACGATGAGGCCGGCGTCGAATACAAGGAAGCACTGAAGGCCCTGTTGGAGGCCGACCCGCGCGTTGCCTCCGTCGAGGACATCGGGGTGGCGGCCAACGACTCCACCGCCTACCCGCACCTGGCTGTGGCTGCCGCCCGCAAGGTGGCCGAAGGCGAAGCGGACCGCGCGCTCCTGATCTGCGGCACCGGCCTCGGCGTGGCCATTGCCGCGAACAAGGTGCCCGGCATCCGTGCCGTCACCGCTCACGACAGCTACTCCGTGGAACGCTCCGTGCTCAGCAACAACGCCCAGGTCCTCACTATGGGCCAGCGCGTCATCGGGCTGGAACTTGCCAAGAAGCTCGTGGGCGAATGGCTGGGGCACCGCTTCGATGTGAACTCCTCCTCAGCCGCCAAGGTTGACGCCATCTGCTCGTACGAACCCGACTACACGAAGGCCGACTGA
- a CDS encoding MFS transporter yields MTVTSTSATKELLESPVLKSAISKASFRLMPMLVILYIVAFLDRTNVGFAEAALEADKGITAGAYALGAGIFFIGYALFEIPSNLLLTKFGAKVWLARIAVTWGIVSACFAFVQDEVSFVILRFLLGVTEAGLFPGVIMFLAAWFPNKVRVKMFAIFYLAQPFSQMMGAPLSGWLINIGDQVPGVQGWQVMFFVEGMLAVVAGIAAYFFLINSPQEAKFLNRDEKKALQDVMALEDNVKEESGPRGVLAAMKNGRVWYFTVIYFCLQIAVYGVTFYLPQQVAQLTGQKVGLAVGLMAAIPWFFGIFACYFIGKAANTVIRRRTWGTGLFISTGLCIFGSAWAGANHLPALGIVFITLAVCSFLSIGPIAWSYPTAFLTGTAAAAGIGLINSLGNLGGFVAPILRTTVNQVTASDTGTMGVYALGVLPFLAAILMSGTRKFKNKADDLLGTDAAGIAGTAEKQPVLEK; encoded by the coding sequence ATGACTGTCACATCCACATCCGCCACGAAGGAGCTGTTGGAGTCACCGGTTCTCAAATCGGCCATCTCCAAGGCATCCTTCCGGCTCATGCCGATGCTTGTCATCCTGTACATTGTTGCCTTCCTGGACCGCACCAACGTGGGGTTTGCCGAGGCTGCGCTTGAGGCGGACAAAGGCATCACCGCAGGCGCCTACGCGCTGGGCGCCGGCATCTTCTTCATCGGCTACGCGCTGTTTGAAATCCCCAGCAACCTGCTCCTGACCAAGTTCGGCGCCAAGGTGTGGCTGGCCCGCATCGCCGTCACCTGGGGCATCGTCTCCGCCTGCTTCGCCTTCGTCCAGGACGAGGTCTCCTTCGTGATCCTGCGGTTCCTCCTCGGCGTGACGGAGGCCGGGCTCTTCCCGGGCGTCATCATGTTCCTAGCCGCCTGGTTCCCGAACAAGGTCCGCGTCAAGATGTTCGCCATCTTCTACCTGGCCCAGCCCTTCTCCCAGATGATGGGCGCCCCGCTGTCCGGCTGGCTGATCAACATCGGCGACCAGGTTCCCGGCGTGCAGGGCTGGCAGGTCATGTTCTTCGTCGAAGGCATGCTCGCGGTCGTGGCCGGCATCGCCGCCTACTTCTTCCTGATCAACAGCCCGCAGGAGGCCAAGTTCCTCAACAGGGACGAGAAGAAGGCCCTGCAGGACGTCATGGCCCTCGAGGACAACGTCAAGGAAGAGTCCGGCCCCCGCGGCGTCCTTGCCGCCATGAAGAACGGCCGTGTCTGGTACTTCACCGTCATCTACTTCTGCCTGCAGATCGCCGTCTACGGCGTGACCTTCTACCTGCCGCAGCAGGTGGCCCAGCTGACCGGCCAGAAGGTGGGTCTCGCCGTCGGACTTATGGCCGCCATCCCGTGGTTCTTCGGCATCTTCGCCTGCTACTTCATCGGCAAGGCTGCCAACACCGTGATCCGCCGCCGCACCTGGGGCACCGGGCTGTTCATCTCCACGGGCCTGTGTATCTTCGGTTCCGCCTGGGCGGGAGCCAACCACCTGCCGGCGCTGGGCATCGTGTTCATCACCCTCGCCGTGTGCAGTTTCCTCTCGATCGGCCCCATCGCGTGGTCCTACCCGACGGCGTTCCTCACCGGAACTGCCGCCGCAGCGGGCATCGGGCTCATCAACTCGCTGGGCAACCTGGGCGGGTTCGTCGCCCCGATCCTGCGGACCACCGTCAACCAGGTCACCGCCTCGGACACCGGCACCATGGGCGTCTACGCGCTCGGTGTGCTGCCGTTCCTCGCAGCGATCTTGATGTCCGGCACCCGGAAGTTCAAGAACAAGGCGGACGACCTGCTCGGAACCGACGCTGCCGGCATCGCAGGCACTGCAGAAAAGCAGCCCGTGCTGGAAAAGTAG
- a CDS encoding triose-phosphate isomerase family protein, with protein MTQLSQAIKDPGTTFVGVSTKMYLGYRDSLRWLDELRQQVDARPALAAGRVVPFVIPSFPVLPAAGEILAGSALVLGAQNCGWADGPWTGELSPSLLAELGVGLVEIGHAERRRHFAEDDAMIALKVRAADGAGVTPLLCVGEETRALSDGGAGAGSTDGGNTAGAEAAAQFVYGQIGAAADGDWDLAARLVIAYEPVWAIGAAEPASADYVSAVVRVLRELLGAHALQDLPVIYGGSAKPGLLPTLDGVSGLFLGRFAHDAANFGKVLDEALAEVSGGA; from the coding sequence GTGACCCAGCTCAGCCAGGCCATCAAGGACCCCGGCACGACTTTCGTCGGCGTCAGCACCAAGATGTACCTCGGCTACCGGGACAGCCTGCGCTGGCTGGATGAACTGCGCCAACAGGTGGACGCCCGCCCGGCCCTCGCGGCCGGGCGGGTGGTCCCGTTTGTGATTCCCTCTTTCCCCGTGCTTCCAGCGGCAGGGGAAATCCTTGCCGGGTCGGCGCTGGTCCTGGGTGCCCAAAACTGCGGCTGGGCCGACGGTCCGTGGACTGGTGAGCTCTCACCGTCGCTGCTCGCCGAGCTGGGCGTGGGACTGGTGGAGATCGGGCACGCAGAACGACGGCGGCACTTCGCTGAGGACGACGCCATGATCGCGCTCAAGGTCAGGGCGGCCGACGGCGCCGGCGTCACCCCGCTGCTCTGCGTGGGGGAGGAGACGCGCGCTTTATCTGATGGCGGTGCCGGCGCCGGCAGCACCGATGGCGGCAACACGGCCGGCGCGGAAGCCGCCGCCCAATTCGTCTATGGCCAGATCGGGGCCGCCGCCGACGGCGACTGGGACCTGGCAGCCCGCCTGGTCATCGCCTATGAACCTGTCTGGGCCATCGGCGCAGCCGAGCCCGCCAGCGCGGACTACGTGTCCGCCGTCGTACGTGTTTTGCGGGAGCTGCTCGGTGCCCACGCGCTGCAGGACCTCCCCGTCATCTACGGCGGCTCCGCGAAACCCGGCCTGCTGCCCACCCTGGACGGTGTCTCTGGCCTCTTCCTCGGCCGGTTCGCTCACGACGCCGCGAACTTCGGGAAGGTGCTGGATGAAGCGCTAGCCGAGGTTAGCGGCGGGGCATAG
- a CDS encoding SDR family NAD(P)-dependent oxidoreductase translates to MSTFPSERTAIVTGAVSERGIGRATVNYLAEQGWNIGIIDLDDALCQATAKEIASQYGVKAHGVGANVADEASVRAAIDSIEAELPQIVALANVAGVSSPVPYLELEAAEWDRVLNINLNGVHYATRRVAESMVKNGIGRIVNISSVSAQRGGGTFSKTPYSVAKAGVIGLTRSTARELGEYDITVNAISPGPIDTDIMGGTLSQERKDELVKDLVVNRVGSTRDIAAAIAFLISEDAGYISGQTLNVDGGLYMH, encoded by the coding sequence ATGAGCACTTTTCCGTCCGAACGCACGGCCATCGTCACAGGCGCCGTCTCCGAGCGCGGCATCGGCCGGGCCACGGTGAACTACCTGGCGGAGCAGGGCTGGAACATCGGCATCATCGACCTCGACGACGCCCTCTGCCAGGCCACGGCCAAGGAGATCGCCAGCCAGTACGGTGTGAAGGCGCACGGCGTGGGAGCGAACGTCGCCGACGAGGCGTCGGTCCGTGCGGCCATCGACTCGATCGAGGCTGAGCTGCCGCAGATCGTGGCCCTCGCGAACGTTGCCGGCGTCAGCTCGCCGGTCCCGTATCTGGAACTCGAGGCCGCCGAATGGGACCGCGTGCTCAACATCAACCTCAACGGTGTCCACTACGCCACCCGCCGCGTCGCGGAGTCCATGGTGAAGAACGGGATCGGCCGCATCGTGAACATCTCGTCCGTTTCCGCACAGCGCGGCGGCGGAACGTTCTCCAAGACCCCGTACTCCGTGGCCAAGGCCGGCGTGATCGGCCTGACCCGCTCCACGGCCCGCGAACTGGGCGAGTACGACATCACCGTCAACGCCATCTCGCCCGGCCCCATCGACACCGACATCATGGGCGGCACCCTCAGCCAGGAACGCAAGGACGAACTGGTCAAGGACCTCGTGGTGAACCGCGTCGGTTCCACCCGGGACATCGCCGCAGCCATCGCCTTCCTCATCAGCGAGGACGCCGGGTACATCTCCGGCCAGACGCTGAATGTGGATGGCGGCCTCTACATGCACTAG
- a CDS encoding 3-hydroxyacyl-CoA dehydrogenase family protein, with product MTETPTSSRKFAVVGSGYMGGGIAQVLALGGARVALADVSAEVAQKNYERLLTESDQFVADGLFPEGSTEILKQNLWAAKDIEEAVADADFIEEAVPEVIAIKHETLARISAAARPDAIIGSNTSTISIAELSQPVANPERFLGVHFSNPSPFIPGVEIIPHEGTSTETVAAVRDLVHSANKETAVVKDVTGFVLNRLQYALFHEAAQLVEQGIATAEDVDTLVRTTFGFRLPFFGPFAIADMAGLDVYNFCYKSLQTDFPERFATPKILTDLVEAGKLGTKTGAGFLNVPAERTPELIAYRNKAYVAMQKLIEELGPAPIN from the coding sequence ATGACTGAAACACCCACCAGCTCACGCAAGTTCGCCGTCGTCGGCTCCGGTTACATGGGCGGCGGCATCGCCCAGGTGCTCGCCCTTGGCGGTGCCCGCGTCGCCCTCGCCGACGTGTCCGCCGAGGTGGCGCAGAAGAACTACGAGCGCCTGCTCACCGAGTCCGACCAGTTCGTCGCCGACGGCCTGTTCCCCGAAGGCTCCACCGAGATCCTGAAGCAGAACCTCTGGGCCGCGAAGGACATCGAGGAGGCCGTGGCGGACGCCGACTTCATCGAGGAGGCCGTGCCTGAGGTCATCGCCATCAAGCACGAGACCCTGGCCCGCATCAGCGCTGCCGCCCGTCCGGACGCCATCATCGGCTCCAACACCTCCACGATCTCCATCGCCGAGCTGTCCCAGCCGGTCGCCAACCCGGAGCGCTTCCTCGGCGTGCACTTCTCCAACCCGTCGCCGTTCATCCCCGGCGTGGAGATCATCCCTCACGAGGGCACCTCCACCGAGACGGTTGCCGCGGTCCGCGACCTGGTCCACTCCGCCAACAAGGAGACGGCCGTGGTCAAGGACGTCACCGGCTTCGTGCTGAACCGCCTGCAGTACGCGCTCTTCCACGAGGCCGCGCAGCTGGTGGAGCAGGGCATTGCGACGGCGGAGGACGTGGACACCCTGGTCCGCACCACCTTCGGCTTCCGGCTGCCGTTCTTCGGCCCGTTCGCGATCGCCGACATGGCCGGCCTGGACGTCTACAACTTCTGCTACAAGTCGCTGCAGACCGACTTCCCGGAGCGCTTCGCCACCCCGAAGATCCTTACGGACCTCGTCGAGGCGGGCAAGCTGGGCACCAAGACCGGTGCAGGGTTCCTGAACGTTCCGGCCGAACGGACGCCCGAACTGATCGCCTACCGCAACAAGGCCTACGTTGCGATGCAGAAGCTGATCGAGGAACTCGGCCCGGCACCGATCAACTAA